A region of the Yarrowia lipolytica chromosome 1C, complete sequence genome:
AGCCCAAGTCCACTCGGGATTAGAAACAGCTGTAGCAACAGAAATCCCACTTTGAATGTCAGTGAGACCCTCAAGCAATTTTGGCGGAACCAACAGCAATCTCAGCAGCGCCGAAGTAGGAGATCGCCTAAGAACTAAAGAGGGGAGGCTGGCCAATCCATGAGAGCACGTGATAAAATTCAAAGCGGTCACATGTTGCAGCTCTAGGCGAGCACGTGATGACCAGGACGACAAATGAAAGGGTgaaagagagaagaggaagatTCGAAGCATGACAATGACAAACAATCTTCCCTCAAAGTCTCGTGATGAGAAAATCCCACAATCTGTTCCAAATGGTCCAGCTGGTTTCGAGATGGTGGTAATGTTGGTGAATGGGGCTGTGAGGGCTCAGCGAGAGCAGAACATGTAATGTGAtatatcacgtgagttTCCAAGTCCGCCTACTGAGCTTTATCTCTCTGTTGACATCGATTCCGATCTGGTGGATCCTGTGGACTGGAAACGTACTGGTTGTTAGGTGGAAGCCATGCTGATCATTATGAACCTGACTCTCTGGAGGTTTTAGTCGAGTGTAACAAGTTAGGAAGAGAGTCCATCAAAAATTATTCAGCATCTTTCCAAGTACCCAGTCCCTAGATATGTAGAAGTATTTGGTCACGGTAGGCGTGCCGTATCGACCGGGCTGTAGTCTGTAGAGACGAACTTACTAGGATACCAGAACAGGGTCTACTGTCATTTGGTCTTCTGAGAGTTGGGGTTCTGTCCAGAGCTGGTAGAAGATTGATAACTTGCCCCAGATTCTGTCTGCGTCTCGACCAATGGCCATCTTATGTTAAGGGTTCATGTCTTCAGGCAAGGTCATCGAGTCACCATAGATGATCCCCCACCAGTGTCGCCGACGAAACACCCGGTCGATTCAACGCTAGACAATCCGTCGACGATGTTTTACTCCGTTTTGCAGCGGCTCAAATAACCGCCCCACCAGTCTCTGACATGAGCATATGGACATCGGAAAACGCTGTAGAACATTGTAAAACAGAGAGAAACCGACAATAAAACACAGGACTTTGTTTCTGTTACTTTCTCTCAACTCATCCTCAACTGAGTAGGTCTCGACTAGAGAGATCCCCCAACAGCCAGATAGGCAACATACTGATCTGCTCGTTTCAGTAAAGGGTTCCTTCAAGAGTCAATAAGCCTTAGGAGACAAAACCGCTCCCAGTGGGGAAATACTTGGCCAAGAGCCCCTAGCAGACACTGGAGATGAGAATCCCCCGTTGGGAATCTTTGAGGATTTGTGTCATTAACGACCCAATTGAACCGCTCTGGATACGTCTTATTGAGTCCCCAACACCTGTCAACACCGAATACAAGACAGTCTAACCGCCAGTCGTCGTAGATCTGTCCTTAAACAGTGCACAACATAACACACCGATCCGAAAGTCCGAAGACGTGAGAAGTTCGGAATCTTGCGTCGAAACAAAACTTAAGGACTTGAATCAATATGTGGGTGAtagagaagaaaaaaaatcgatTGCACTGTCCACTGCTGAAGCCGAGTGCATGGCTCTATCTGAGGGTACCAAGACTGCTATGTGGCTAACTGAGGTCTATCAAGACTTCGGTATTCCCATGGAACCTAAAGCTGTTGGGATCCTAGTTGACAACCAAGCAGCGATGCATATTTCTAACTATCCCCAGTTCTATCCACGAaccaagctcatcaagcGACGATATCACTTTATCAAAGAAGCTGTGAATAATAGCGAGATTACTGTGTCATTTGTGGGGGCTGGCAACCAACTCGCTGATTTTCTTACAAACCCACTTGTCTGGACCACTCTCAATCCTACTCTCCTAAAGATTGGAATGAATGCAAAGACTGGATGTAGTTGACACTTTTAACGAACCAGCCTAGAGGGATATTCAAGATCataagtattattgatgaGATATAGTTGATAACAACTTATAACCCACTTCTAGGGACACCACGTTCCATAGTAGCACACACCCCtctggtgtgtgcttgctccttcaccagaaagagattctagatcagTGGATAAAACTATCTGCAGAATGGACATCTTGTTTACGACCCATCTGattcctctcatcactATATGGTGACTTTTCATCATTATGTGAGTAATTAGCCAGGTATTACCCCACCAGGCATTACCTTCAACAATAACCCCCACCCCACATAAGCGAGAACTTTATAAATTGTTTTTGCATTTTTCCTGCGGCTTATTTTTCGATACGAAATCTTAAATGTTCCAACCTCTTCATTCTGGTGTCTCTCGATATCCCCCAAAACGCATCCAAATTGAGTTTTTgaggttgttttttggagAAACAGATGGTATCTGATTACTGAGcagctttttttttcaatgtgACGGTCAGATTAACTGCAACAGTCGTATGGAGAAGTTGTTGAGTCAATATTATGTGGCATCATTGGTCTCCTACTTCATgtaaaaataaatatatatgaATCTAGCAATATCTTGTTATGGATACCTCATGCTTCGCTTTGTGCCTGTGAACGACTAGCACTACGAGATTCTACTACATCTGCTGCCACAATATCATGAATGTAAAGAAATGAAACAATAGCAATGACTCATACAAGCCTTACCAACAGTACATGCTGCTTAAAGCTAGCCATATGAACTTCATCATGATATTACTTCCTACTCAAGTTGCCTTATTGTTCatcatttcatttttcaaaCACTAGTCTTTATGACAGTACCACTATCCGCTCTAAACACAATCATCACATTAATACTTGATATTACAAAGTCTAGACTATATGTCACTTTCATTCCTGTAATTATTACATTATCACTTTATCCTTTTTGTATTATTGGAATTGATTGGGATTCTCAAACTTGCATTTATGGCATCATTTATGGCATCTCTCTAGATCCACCGGAAAAGTTGCAATCACCCTGATCCATGTGTAGTAACTGGTGGCATAAGCACCAGTCTCAGTTGTCAGCCACTTTCCTACCAACCTTCAGTCACACCCATCCTCCAGCCACTCCCATCCCCGGTAAAAGGACCGTTGTCATGTTCCAGCTCACTGTGGCTAACCCGTTGGTGGACATCTTCAACTGGCAAATAAACGGCCagatgaagaaaaagatGATTTTTGCAACACCTGTGATCTGCTATTCAAGCTGTTGGAGCGAATGATGCCGAGGTGATCGAGAAACATGCTTTTCTCCACCTGTGGTTGGCTGGAACGCTGTATACCTGAGGAAACCAACTGACGCTGTTGCCTGAGATCGTCGACTATTTGATGGTCGAAACGTTCAAATAGAGCGACTCAGTGAGGACAAAGTCTGGACAATAGTGTCACAGCAACGACACTGATGCGAAAATGTCCTTAGCAAGACCGGACTCCTATTTACAACCAGATTACATCTTCTGGCGTTCTCCGGATGTCAAATGAAGGGTACGTGCCAGTTCATCTCGCATCTAATTCTTCCGGGAAGGTGTCTTTTCAGCTGTCGAGTCTCAAGATCTGTTTCTAGTAGTTCCTAGCGCAATTGAGTGTCTCATGTAGAGCAGTCGCTCTTTCTGTCTTCTTCGCGGGAACGTCCATCTCATAGAGATTCTCCAAGTCCGCCTGGAGATATGCTACATCTGATTTCTGACTCTATGAATGAAATGTCATCGACGTGTAGTCCAAGAAGCACTCAAAGTGAAAAGACATGCTCTGTCTGGTACGGTTTTCGTTTGGTGGGTGTGGTGAGTGTAGTATGGTATGACAAGAGGGGTTTCGAGGTGTTCCAACTCTCAACCGAAAGGGAAACTTATCGTCAATCGACCTCGGTCCGCTCGAAAGGCCGCTAGATCGACTCCGACTAGTAAGAGTGCGCACATCTCCGATTAACCAACCGTGCATCGTCATATGAAGGAGAAAACGCCTAGGAATTGAATTGTCTACACGTCTTCGATTGTCACTGCATACCCACTCACCATTTCAGAAGGAATGTTGAAGGAGTATGCATTGAAAGAACATGACAAGATCTTGGCAGTCTAGCGACACTATTTTTGCTCGTTCAGCTCCACTTGGCATCTGGTGAAGTTGGTTTGGACATTAGCGGAGTTGATATGTGAGTGTGAGATCCATCTCACAACCCCTTTCGAAATGTTCACTGTTTGTCATCTTACAACTTCCACCATATTTACCACTTCACCACTTCACCACTTCACCACTTCACCACTTCACCACTTCACCACTTCACCACTTCACCACTTCACACTTCACCACTTCACTACTTCACCACTTCATCGCTTCACCACTTCACCACTTCACCACTTCACCACTTCACTACTTCACCACTGCACCACTGCACCACTGCACGAATTGAAACATCTATTATATCTATGTGgtctttttcctcctctATACTATAGCTATCCGGTAGCTATGCCTTCTGAATCTCAACGAAATGGGTTTAAATGTAGGCCGCAGTGGTGACACTGATGGGGGTACTGGTGGGGTCTGTGACGAGAATCTTTACCAGCTTGTCGGAGGCATTGAAGAAGTATTCAAACGGTCCGTAGATCCAGTCGATCAACTGCTTTCGGAACCAGATTGTGCAGAAAATGAAGAAGCGACAGAAGGCGTTGGTGTGCATGTagttgtccttgtcgtagGCGTATCCGTAGCAGAACTGTTTGTTGAACACGTGGACTACTTTTCGAGGCGCCAGGTGGTCTTCTTCGCCGGTTGGGGtgttgctggtggagcCGCTGCTCTTGTATCCAACCTTGAGTGCCACGTCGTCTTCCAGTTCCTGGGTCATTTTGGCGGACTCCATGAAACCAAAGGTGACGACAGCTCGAAACAAACCGGGGACCGAGGGCACCGGGACGATAGAGATTCGGTCTTCTCGTGGGACTCGGGGAACGGTGGCAATGTGGacggccagcagcaccacGTGGTCGGCCAGGGTGGGGAACGAGTCGATGAACGTCTTGAGCATGGCCGGGACCGTGTTGGGCGATCGTAGGGTAAACTTGAGGTTGGAATAGAAGATGACAAGACCGGGGTATCGTCTGGTCGACACCGACGATCCGTTGATGTCCAGCAGCGGCGAGTGGGCCGAGTCCGAATCTGACACATGGAAGTTGACCTTGTCGGCTGGGTAATCGGTAACGTGCCCTCCTCGGTATTTGAGGCCGTTCTTTTCATCGATGGGCTCAATTTCCATGGACTTGTCGCTGAGATCGTGCTCGACAATCTCGGACTCCACGTGTTGGCCTTCAAACACCCGCGGTTGGCCTGGGTGGGCCACAGAAAAGGTCTGGAGGTTGGGGCAGGTCGGAGAGGTGAAGAGCTTTTTGATGTTGACACGGTGGTCAAACTCGTACTGGATTCGCATCTGGTTGCCGTACTTCCACAGCAGCATGATGGAGATAAACACGGCGGACATCATGAGCGGGAACCAGGCGCCAGACGGCACCTTTTTGACCTCTGCGGCGACAAAACACATGTCCATGAGTCCAAACGACGCCACCATGAACACAGACCAGAACCAGTGCAGCTTGTGGCAAAAGTACATGCTGAAGGCGATCATGActgtggtgatgaagaagtcCAGGGCCACGCACAGACCGTAGGCCGACGAcgtgttgttggagttctGGAAACCAATAGCGCACAGAATGCAGGCCACCATGAAGATGTAGTTGAGCATGGGAATGTACACTTTTCCTTCGATTTTGGCGCTCATGTGGCACACGGGGAACTGGGGCATACATTCCAGGGCCATGAGCTGTCTGGAGACTGAAAAGACTCCGAGAATAATGGCTTGAGAGGCAATGATAGTGGACAGAATCGCCAGAACAAACATGAACCAGTACAGACCTCCTCCGATTCCGCCAGGAATGGACAGGTAGAAGACGTTGGGCATGATGGAGGggtcgacgagaagagcCGCGCCCTGACCAAAGTACGCCATGAACAAGGGTGGATACACACAGGTGATGACGGCGATACGAATGGCGTTGGGGGAGAAGTGGCCCACGTCGGCAAACATGGCCTCCGCTCCTGTCAGCGCCAGAATCACGTTGCCCATATTGTCGATACCTCCTCGTAGCAGGTAGTCAAAGGCGtacttggggttggtggcGGTGAGGATCTTGGGCTTTTTGCAAATGTTGATGATTCCAATGACAAACAGCATGGCGAACCAGATGAAGACGATGGGGGAGAATACCATGGCCAACTTGGCACTTCCCACCCGCTGTCCCAGAAACAGAATCGCCAGAATGAAACACGAAATCAGCACCACGTAGTGCTTCATGTAGGGCACGGGCTGTTCAAGACCCTCAATGGCAGACAGAACCGACTGGACCGGCGTTAGCATTCCGTCTGACATGAGAAACGCCGAGCCACAGAGACAGCAAATGATGGGCAGGTACTTGAAGAGGTTCCACGCGGTCTTTTTGAACCACCCGTAGTTGTCTCTGTTGTGCCGGTTGTTCATCCAGGACGCCTGGGTTTCCGATTTGCTCAGCATGTCGAGCGAGTCCTGGTCAAAGTCGACTCCGACCGGCGCAATGTTGAGTTCTCGAGCCAGTTTGGCGTAGATGGCGACAATTCCTCCCTCACCGCCATTGGGGCCGAAAATGAACACAATGATGCAGTACTTGATGAGCACTACCAGAGTCAGGCCCCAGAAAATGCACGAGCAGGCGCCCATGATGTCTTCCTCCGATGGCGTGGTGGCAAAAACCGAGTTTAGCGTATACAGAGGCGAGGTTCCAATGTCTCCATATACGGCTCCCAGGGACTGGAAGGCCAGGTAGAGGGTCGCCCGGAGGTTTTTGGGACCATGGTGGTCGGCCACGGGGTAGGAGGAAATGGGGGCCTCTTCGTCAGAAAGGTAGTTTTGAGCACTAGTCTGAGAGTGCTCAGACGAGTTGTCTGAGGGAGTAGACACTGGGTTAGCGTTGAGCAAATGAGCGTAGGTAATTTGTAATGGGATGACCAAATGACTAAATGACCAAAAATGGGGAGGATTTGCAACTAGATGGACCAACCACCGGACTAGTAGCACTATTTACCATCTAAACATCTCCCTACACATGATCAAATCACGCAAGACGCATATCTGGGTTGCGTTTACGTCCCATTTGGGTCCCGATTCGGTCGCCCAAACAACCTCAAATAAACTCTCGGCTGTTGGAATGCCGCACCGGGGCCACTTCTTGGCGGGCTTGGCAGGCTTTTGACAAGCGTGGCCAGATGGAATGAAAGTTTATTCGGTAAACAGGTGGTCAAGGTGGTGAAGGGTGAGTTGAAGGGATGTTCGAGCGACGAGAAGTGGTCCAAGCGACGAGAAGTGGTCCAAGCGACGAGAAGTGGTCCAAGCTTGACGAAAAAGTAGTTGAAACACGCGAAAAAGTAGTCGAGAGACCACATTGAACATTGAACACCTTCAGACACCTTCAGTCTCCAATCAACACCGTCAACACCCTCAAACACCATTCATTGCTCTCATTTCagcttctcttcctccccTCCTCTTCTCATACTCACTGTATCTGTCGAGTACTGGCTGGTCGAAAGTGTGAGTGAaaaagtactgtaccgatGGATATCCAGATCCGAAATCGACACCGGAACCTCACTCTATATATCCCTGCGGTGGCCGCCTCTCTGCCGTGGACACGAGCCAAATGCACAAAATCTTccctttttcctttttccttttttcctttACGTTTggcttttcttttttttttttgcaatTTTTCCTGTCTCAGACTCCACTGAGACTATCGGACTTTGGGTTGAGTGATTTGCAACCAGAAAGACAAAGTCGAGGGAAATTGAACAGAAAATAAGTCATGTGATGGAGAGAAACTCCTCTGGTCAACTGGACATTAGCCCGTGTCAAGTGATTCGGGTCTTATCCGATTTTTACTGGatttttccaattttttttccaaatTTCCCTAAATTTCCACCGCTTCCGCCCCTCGTGTCATTAAATTTAATACCAAATTCACCTGCAGACAAGGCTGGATTGGAATATGTCGACAAGTTCGAGATTtggaataaaaaatattaGAACATTtgaaaaatcaaaaaaaatcaaaaaaaaatcttGGGGAAACATTACGGCCTGGAAAAAGAATTATCGACGGAGGAAAAGCACACATGGACGTGACAACCACCGCCTCCCAATGTGACACCCTGTAAACTCGGAAACTGGAGCCCGCTTAGACCCGCCTCGTCTTTTGCCTCCCGTTTGGGACaaggttttttttttttttttttcataaACACATGTATATAGTCTCTGTGGGTCCTCCGG
Encoded here:
- a CDS encoding uncharacterized protein (Ty like retrotransposon), with protein sequence MALSEGTKTAMWLTEVYQDFGIPMEPKAVGILVDNQAAMHISNYPQFYPRTKLIKRRYHFIKEAVNNSEITVSFVGAGNQLADFLTNPLVWTTLNPTLLKIGMNAKTGCS
- a CDS encoding uncharacterized protein (Truncated form of YALI0C10311g, similar to uniprot|P50505 Debaryomyces occidentalis High affinity potassium transporter), which gives rise to MGACSCIFWGLTLVVLIKYCIIVFIFGPNGGEGGIVAIYAKLARELNIAPVGVDFDQDSLDMLSKSETQASWMNNRHNRDNYGWFKKTAWNLFKYLPIICCLCGSAFLMSDGMLTPVQSVLSAIEGLEQPVPYMKHYVVLISCFILAILFLGQRVGSAKLAMVFSPIVFIWFAMLFVIGIINICKKPKILTATNPKYAFDYLLRGGIDNMGNVILALTGAEAMFADVGHFSPNAIRIAVITCVYPPLFMAYFGQGAALLVDPSIMPNVFYLSIPGGIGGGLYWFMFVLAILSTIIASQAIILGVFSVSRQLMALECMPQFPVCHMSAKIEGKVYIPMLNYIFMVACILCAIGFQNSNNTSSAYGLCVALDFFITTVMIAFSMYFCHKLHWFWSVFMVASFGLMDMCFVAAEVKKVPSGAWFPLMMSAVFISIMLLWKYGNQMRIQYEFDHRVNIKKLFTSPTCPNLQTFSVAHPGQPRVFEGQHVESEIVEHDLSDKSMEIEPIDEKNGLKYRGGHVTDYPADKVNFHVSDSDSAHSPLLDINGSSVSTRRYPGLVIFYSNLKFTLRSPNTVPAMLKTFIDSFPTLADHVVLLAVHIATVPRVPREDRISIVPVPSVPGLFRAVVTFGFMESAKMTQELEDDVALKVGYKSSGSTSNTPTGEEDHLAPRKVVHVFNKQFCYGYAYDKDNYMHTNAFCRFFIFCTIWFRKQLIDWIYGPFEYFFNASDKLVKILVTDPTSTPISVTTAAYI